In Deltaproteobacteria bacterium, the genomic stretch TTATGGAATTCGAAATATTACGAAATTTGGCAAGTTATTAATTCTTGCGTATCCTGTAGTCGCTCTATTGGGAGCGGTTTGGATTATTCTGGGAGTCAGACAAAGGATAAAGTCGCTGTAGAATCAGGCATCAGATTTCATTTTTTGTTGAAGACATAATCAATGGAGGTAACCAATGTCAGCGAATACACCGGAACGATTTGATGATGTCAGTGTGGTCTGCAAGGCAAATATCTATTTTGAAGGCAAAGTGATCAGCCATACTGTTTTATTCAAAGAAGGGAAAAAGAAGACTATCGGTCTGATCTTTCCCGGTTCGTTTACGTTCAATACCGATGCTCCTGAAAAAATGGAGATCACCGTTGGAAACTGCCGGGTTCGTCAATCTGGTGAAGAGCAATGGAAAACCTATCCGGCAGGTACATTTTTCATGGCGCCGGGTAAATCATCATTTGAAATTGCCGTGGATGAGGGTATTTTGGAATATATCTGTTCGTTTGAATAAATCATACCAGCAATAAAAGAAAAGGGGAATGTGTGTCAAGTTTTTGATAGGCAGTCCGGTTTGGGTGAGTCAAGTAATGGAGAAAGGTCTTTGATAGGAAATCCCGGTTAAGTAAAGACGGATTAAATTCTCAAAAGCAGAAACCACAAGATTACAAAGACGATGCGGTAGATTCCGAAAGGGATAAAGGTATGCGTCTGGATGAAGCGAAGCAGAAATTTGATGCTCAGCAGGGCGACAATAAAGGCGGTAATGAATCCCACGGCGAGATAATGGATTTGCGGAAGTGACATTTGCGCCCCCGTTTTGATCAGATCGTAAGCCGTGGCCGCCAGCATGGTGGGAACAGCCAGCAGGAAGGAAAACTCAACGATGGTTTTCCTTTTCAGCCCCAAAATGAGCCCGCCGACAATGGTGGAAGCCGAGCGGGACACCCCCGGGATCATGGCAATAGACTGAAAAAGGCCGATAATGAGCGCGTTTTTGTAAGAAAGATCTCTTATTTCACTGGTTGCGTCTTCACTTTCTTTGTACCATAATTCAAATACCACCAGAAAGATGCCGCCAAGCAGAAGAGACCAGAGTACCACGGTTTCTGAGCCCAGCAGATAGCCTTTGATTAGTTTGTAAAGGGTTAGACCAAGGACGCCGGTAGGGATAAAGGCCACGATAATCCGCTTGATGACTTCAACATCCACCAGCAGCTCCCGCCAGTACAAAAACACAACCGATAAGATCGTTCCCGCCTGAATTGCAATTTCAAAGCTCTTCAGAAATTCCGTGTGCGTAAGGCCCATGAGATGAGAAGCAAGAATCATGTGCCCTGTTGATGAAATGGGCAAAAACTCAGAAACGCCCTGAACGATACCCAGTATGAACGATGTTATTAAATCCATGTGCCTTCTTTTCTTTATTCAGAAAATGCTTTGCAATGCTCGCTCAACAAAGGGGTCAAAATTGCACCCCATACATAACGCAAGAACAGAAAAAGGTGAGATGGGATCTTACGAAACCAGATTTACAATAATTCAGGGAATCTTCATTTTGTTTGGAAGGATTCAATCCGATCGGATAGCCAGCCGTACCAATCATTAAGCCCTGCCGATGTTTTACAGGACACTTCAAATATCTTAAGATTCCGGTTAATGGTAAGGGCATCTTTTTTTGCCTTCTCCATATTAAAGTCCACATAGGGGAGGAGATCGATTTTGTTGATAATCATCGCTTCCGATTGTTGGAACATAAGTGGATACTTTGCCGGCTTGTCGGCTCCTTCCGGGGTGCTCAGGACCATCACCTTTACATTTTCCCCGATTTTGAATTCCGCCGGACAGACGAGATTGCCCACATTCTCGACAATGAGAAGATCAAGCGAAGTGAGATCAAGGCCCGGCAGGGCTTCACGAACCATGTTTCCGTCTATATGGCACGCGCCTCCCGTATTGATCTGAACCACCGGAATTCCAAGCTTGGCAATCCTTTCCGCATCGGAGGAACCCTGGATATCCCCTTCAATAACACCGATTTTATATCTCTCCTGAAGAGCCTCAATAGTCTTCTCCACGAGGGAGGTTTTTCCTGCACCGGGAGAACTCATGAGATTCAGAACATATATCTTCTCATTATCGAAGAGTTTCCTGTTTTCTTCAGCAATCCTGTCATTTGCATCGAGAATATTTTTTACCACTATTATTTTGGACAATGTTGTTTCTCCCCTTTTTTTATAATATCTTTTTAGAAATCCAGTTTTTCCACGGCAAGAGCCTCGTCAATCTTATGAATGGCGTAGCTCGCATGGCAGATCACAGTGTCTCCGATTGAGATGTCCTCCCGCCTGGCGCCGCTGATGTCTATAATGGTGATATTGTCTTAGTCAATGGATATGTTTTTCCAGGGATACCGAGGCGCATGTTTATTATTAATCAACGTCTATCTCAAGAAGCTGTATCCCCTCAGTGCCACCCACAAGAAGCACTTCAGATCCGTTGCATTGCGGACATACCGCAGTATATGTTTCCAGTTCAACATCTTTTTCACAGGAATAACAATGAATAATGATTGGTTTAATATCAAACTCAAGTAAAGCCCCTTCTGCTTTTGTACCGCTGGACTGTATTTCGAAGATAAATGCGAGGGACTGCGGTTCAATACAGGAAAGACGTCCGAAAGAAAGCTTCATGGATTTAACGATCTTAAAGCGATGCTCCTCTGCATATTCTTCGATAATATCCAGAATGGAACAGATTATGGATAGTTCATGCATTTTTTAACTTCAGAGGGTTTACACCATGGAGAGAAAGCTCTTTTAACAGAAACCTCTCCACTTCGGGATTTTTTTCTCACAAGGGGCGTCAATTCGAGACCCATATCTTTGTATTTATAGGGAACGATGCACAAAAAAAAGACATCGGGCAACTCCTCTTCCGGAACGTGCCGGTTATTTTTAAACCAGCGGACAAAACGGACGCCAAGCCCTTCATCCTGGAGAAGAATGTTACCCAGTCCGAGAATCGCAATGTAATTCTTTTCTGTCATATTATCTACAAAAAAATAACGAGGAGATAAAATAACCTTCTCTCCCTTTCTTTATGTTTGCCACGAGCTCATTTTTTTATGAAGCACACACATAGGGTTGCCCATAAGAGTTAAAAAAAGCTCTGGTAATTTTTCTACAGGTGGAATAAAAAAATTATTGTTTTAAAAAATATCTGGCGTTTCACTGTCATGGTTATAAAAGGAGTTTGTTTATGAGTCAAGATAACCGTTCTTTTCGCGGGGGATCAAAATATGTTCTCGATGACGAGCTGGCAAAGATTGTGAATGTTTCCATGGCCCTGGAAATGCCCCTCCTGCTCAAAGGGGAGCCGGGCACGGGCAAGACGATGCTTGCCCATGCCATTTCGGAGAGCCTGCAGATGCCCTTGATCGTGCTGAACGTGAAGTCCAGCATGAAGCTGGTGGACGCCCTGTATCAGTACGATACACTGACGCGCCTCAACGACAGCCGCTTCGGGGATTCCAATCGGGATGTGAGCAATATCGAGGAGTACATCCGGATGGGGAAAATCGGCCAGGCCTTCGTGTCGGAGGCGCGGACGGTGCTGCTGATCGATGAAATCGACAAGGCCGACAGCGATTTCCAGGACGATATGCTTGACGTTCTCGACCAGATGCAGTTCGATATCATGGAGATTGACAAGACCATCACAGCCCGCAACCGGCCGGTGATCGTCATTACATCCAACGCCAAGAAGGACCTCTCCGATCCTTTCCTGGGCCGCTGTAATTTCCATCACATTGCCTTTCCCGATGTCGGGATGATGCGGCTTATTGTAGATGTTCATTTCCCCAATCTGGGCAAAGAGCTGTCCGAGGCCTGCATCGAGGCCTTCTACCGCCTGCGCGATCTCAAGGGAATCGAAAAGAAACCGGCCACCCGGGAGTTGATCAACTGGGTTCGCGCGCTGAAGACGGACGCCGATTTCCAGGTGAAATCGCTGTACCGGGGGAATCTACCCTATCTGGGTATCCTCTTCAAGAAGAGCGCCGATTTGACGGCGGCCGTCCAGCAGATGGCACGGCTGCGCTGAGAGGGATCGGATTTGTTTGTCGAATTTTTTTATACGTTGCGTGAACGGGGCATTCCCGTTTCTCCCACGTCTTTTTTGCGGCTGCAAAGAGCGTTGAGCCTTGGCGTGATCACATCCGTCGATGATTTTTACACGGCCGCCCGTGCGATCCTCGTCAAAAGTGAGCGCTATTTCGATATGTACGATCAGGTCTTTGCTCATTTTTTCAAGGGGGTTGCCCTGCTCGCTCCTGAAGAGATCGAGCTGACGGAGATCGCGAGGGTGCTCCTCGAAGAATGGCTGAAGAACCCGGCGGAAATCGCCGAGGCCCTTGGTCTGGACGAGTCAACACTAAAAAAAATGACACCCGAGGAGCTGATTCAATATTTTCTGGACCGGCTCAAGGATCAGACGGAAGCCCACCACGGTGGTAACCGCTGGATCGGGACGGGCGGCACATCGCCCGTCGGGCATTCAGGCAATCATCCCGGCGGGATGCGCGTTGGCGGCCGGTCCCGCAATAAATCGGCCATCAAAGTGGCCATGGAACGGCGATATAAGGATTATTCACAGGAAGGGCCCCTGACGGAGGTTCAGATGAGCGAGGCCCTGAAGCGATTGCGCCGGATGGTACCCTCCGGGCCGAAAGATGTGGTCAATGTGGATAAGACTATCTATGCGACGATGAAGAACGCCGGAGAAATCGAAATCATTTTTGACCGCCATCTGGCGGATCGTCTCAAGATCATCCTGATGATCGACAACGGCGGCTGGTCCATGGAACCCTACATAGAAGTGGTGCAGACCCTGTTTCACTACGCCCGGAGCCAGTTCAAGGACATGAAGATTTACTTCTTCCATAACACCATTTACAGCCGTGTCTGGCAGGACCCGCAGCGGCGATTCAAACCGGAACCGATCGACGATTTTATCCGTAAGGATCCGGAAACGCGGCTGATCATCGTGGGAGATGCAAGCATGGCCCCCTATGAGCTCATCCACAACAACGGCTCGATATACGTCGATGAGAGTGAAGTAGGGACCGGCCTGGAACGTTTGAAATATCTCGCCCATACCTTCCGCCATGCCGTCTGGCTCAATCCCCAGCCGGAGGAGGAATGGCGGTATACGTATACCATCGGCATGATCCGGCAGGTCTTCCCCATGTTCGAACTGACCCTGGACGGTCTGGAGAAGGCTGTTCAACACCTCATGGTAAGGAACTGACCCACTTCCGCCGGATCGGAGGCAGCACAAGGAAGAAATCCATTGGCAAGATGGCAACGCCTTTGATGTGGAAATCACTGATTACCATTAGGAGCATGATATGCATAAAAAAACAGAAAAACTCGATCTCATTATACCCGGCGAGATTCTCTTCGAGGATTTCATGAAACCTGCGGGCTTGAGCATCAATCAACTGGCCAGGGACATTGACGTGCCGCCTGGCCGAATCAGTGAGATTATCAGTGGTAAGCGGGCCATTACCGCGGACACCGCGCTCCGTCTTGGAAAATACTTCGGGGTGTCTCCTGAGATCTGGCTGAGTCTGCAAACGGATTATGATTTGCGTATTGCCAGACTTACAACATGGCCGGGCATAGAATCCCTCGTCAGAATCCGGGCTGCATAATCCATCTTTCAATGGGCAAAAAATGAAGGCGTAAAGGGGACGGTTCTCTTTAGTTGACAAAGACGGTAAACGATGGTAAATTTAAACCATGCCAAGGACAGCAAGAATAGCTCCCAAGGAGCATATCTATCACCTACTGACACGAGGAAACAACCGTCAGGATGTGTTTGAGGACGAAGAGGATTTCAGAAAATATCTGGACCTGCTCTATCTCTACAAAGAGAAATACTATTTTATGCTGTACCACTACGTTATGATGACCAACCATGTTCATCTGGTAATTGAACCTTCAGAAGGAGGAGGCTGTTTATCCGAAATAATGAAGGGGATTAACCTGTCCTATGCCCGGCATTATAAGCGCAAATATGGTCATATGGGTCATTTCTGGCAGGATAGATACAAGAGCATTATAATTTCAAAGGATGAGTATCTGCTTGCCTGCGGCAGCTATGTGGAACTGAATCCAGTACGGTCAAAGATGGTGGAAGATCCGAAGTATTATAGATGGAGCAGCTATTGTGTGTATGGTTATGGAAAGAAGGATATCCTTGTGGATGAGCATCCTATTTACCTTCAATTGTCGGAGGAGGAAGAAGAGCGGCGGAAAAAATACCGGGAGTTTGTACGAGGCATGCTCAAAGAGAAAGAGGCGATGAAGGGGGAAATGGACAGGCGGTTAGTGTATGGAGGTGAGGATTTCGTAAAAGATATGACGAAGACCTATAATATTTCTGAAAAGATAAAGCGGATGGGGCGACAAAGAGGATGGCGGAAAAATAAAGAGAACCGTCCCCTTTAACATACTCCATCCTTGATTGTCAATCATCCTCATTCTCACAATAATAAAACTGAAGTATCCCGAAGAATCAATTGCAGATCATGAGGTTCTGCTTCAAATACTTGTTTGGCGAGACCTCCATAACGGTTTCTTCTCCATTCTTCGTAAAAAGAAAATCTATTTTCCGTTGTTGGGCGATTACATATAATATCTTTACTCATCAATGTTAGGCGACATTGATGCCTCGTACGGCCCACAATAGCATCATCGTAAAAATCGGGGTTTAAGTTATCACCCATTTCGACTATTTTAAAAACCCCCATTATTTTTTTTCGTCCGGCTCGATAATAAATAACAACATCATCAATATTTATACGTTTTACCTGTTCTTTGTTCCAGAAGCCTATCAGGTTGTTGTCGATATCCCAAAGATTTTCATGATGTACAACGAACCATATTTTCTTCGTCATCGTTACCTCCTGATTTGGGCTCAAATTGCTAATTTTTTTTGATAAGAACTTCCTTTTTCGTGGAGGAAGTATAAGAAAAACGGTCTTGTGTGTCAATGGAATAACGGCCCCACAATGTGGGGTGTGATTCTGGTGATCATGAAAGGGATGAAAGCCTTTTATAAGACCAGGGAATGGAAGTTTATGAAAAGATCGGGGTGCTATGACATATCCTCATTTTTTTTACTTGAGGAACGCGCTCGCTGTGGATTCATTTCTACTGTTTGATTAAGCCGTCTGTTTTGTTCTTGACAAGAGGGGAACCTCTTTATTATACTTCGCCAATAAGTGAACAAACTAAAAGATGGATGTGAGGAAGAGGGGTAAAAAGCCCCCGCTGCCCCGCAGCCGTGACGGGAACGAAAACCTTAAACAGCCACTGTCATGAACGAACCATGATGGGAAGGCAGGTGAGTAGGGAGCCCTGAGCCGGAAGACCCATCCATCTGAATTTCCCCGAGGGAGGAAGATCATATTCCCATTTTATTTCTCATCTTTATTTTCCTTCCTCATTTTTTTCAAAGAACGGAATGATCCACTTTATGGCGCTTGTTTGCCCATAATGGTGTGAAATCACCATTCAGGAGATCCGTATTGAATCCAAAACGGAAGATCATAAGCCTCTTAAAGAAAAGAGTCCTGATACTCGACGGGGCCACGGGAACTGAGCTGCAGAAACGGGGGATGCCGGCAGGTGCGTGTCCGGAGGTATGGTGTCTGGAAAATCCCGGGGCCATTCAGGATATTCATGCGGCTTATCAAAAAGCCGGTTCGGATATTATCTATACCTGCACCTTTGGCGCAAACCGATTGAAACTGCGCCAATACGGTTTTGAGAATGCCGGAGAAATCAACAAACAGCTTGCCCTTTTAGCCAGACGCGCTGTGGGGAACAAGGCGCTCATTGCGGGGGATATCAGCGCGACAGGACATTTTGTCGAGCCGTTTGGCGACTTACTGTTTGAAGAGGCCGTTGAAATATTCAAAGAACAGGCCCGTGGGCTTCTCGAAGGCGGTGTTGATCTTTTTGTTATTGAAACAATGATGGACATCCAGGAGGCACGGGCGGCGCTCATCGCCGTAAAGGAAATCACCGACCATTTCACCATGGTTACCATGACCTACGAAACGAACGGGTATACTCTCAGTGGAACAAACCCGGTGACCGCCCTCATAACGTTGCAGAGCCTTGGAGCCGATGCCGTTGGGTGCAACTGTTCAACGGGACCGGATGCGATGGTGAATTTTATCGCCGCCATGAAGCCGTATGCCACAGTTCCGCTGGTGGCAAAGCCGAATGCCGGCATGCCGAGGCTGGAAGGCAAAAAAACAGTTTTTGATATGGGACCCGAGGAGTTTGCATCATTCAGCGCGCAGTTTGCGGCGTCCGGTGTTAACTTAATAGGCGGGTGCTGCGGAACAACACCGGAATATATCGGAGCATTAAAGAAAGCGGCGTGTAATGCCCCCGTG encodes the following:
- the hypB gene encoding hydrogenase nickel incorporation protein HypB, producing the protein MSKIIVVKNILDANDRIAEENRKLFDNEKIYVLNLMSSPGAGKTSLVEKTIEALQERYKIGVIEGDIQGSSDAERIAKLGIPVVQINTGGACHIDGNMVREALPGLDLTSLDLLIVENVGNLVCPAEFKIGENVKVMVLSTPEGADKPAKYPLMFQQSEAMIINKIDLLPYVDFNMEKAKKDALTINRNLKIFEVSCKTSAGLNDWYGWLSDRIESFQTK
- a CDS encoding pyrimidine/purine nucleoside phosphorylase, translating into MSANTPERFDDVSVVCKANIYFEGKVISHTVLFKEGKKKTIGLIFPGSFTFNTDAPEKMEITVGNCRVRQSGEEQWKTYPAGTFFMAPGKSSFEIAVDEGILEYICSFE
- a CDS encoding HigA family addiction module antitoxin, whose product is MHKKTEKLDLIIPGEILFEDFMKPAGLSINQLARDIDVPPGRISEIISGKRAITADTALRLGKYFGVSPEIWLSLQTDYDLRIARLTTWPGIESLVRIRAA
- a CDS encoding undecaprenyl-diphosphate phosphatase gives rise to the protein MDLITSFILGIVQGVSEFLPISSTGHMILASHLMGLTHTEFLKSFEIAIQAGTILSVVFLYWRELLVDVEVIKRIIVAFIPTGVLGLTLYKLIKGYLLGSETVVLWSLLLGGIFLVVFELWYKESEDATSEIRDLSYKNALIIGLFQSIAMIPGVSRSASTIVGGLILGLKRKTIVEFSFLLAVPTMLAATAYDLIKTGAQMSLPQIHYLAVGFITAFIVALLSIKFLLRFIQTHTFIPFGIYRIVFVILWFLLLRI
- a CDS encoding hydrogenase maturation nickel metallochaperone HypA produces the protein MHELSIICSILDIIEEYAEEHRFKIVKSMKLSFGRLSCIEPQSLAFIFEIQSSGTKAEGALLEFDIKPIIIHCYSCEKDVELETYTAVCPQCNGSEVLLVGGTEGIQLLEIDVD
- a CDS encoding MoxR family ATPase → MSQDNRSFRGGSKYVLDDELAKIVNVSMALEMPLLLKGEPGTGKTMLAHAISESLQMPLIVLNVKSSMKLVDALYQYDTLTRLNDSRFGDSNRDVSNIEEYIRMGKIGQAFVSEARTVLLIDEIDKADSDFQDDMLDVLDQMQFDIMEIDKTITARNRPVIVITSNAKKDLSDPFLGRCNFHHIAFPDVGMMRLIVDVHFPNLGKELSEACIEAFYRLRDLKGIEKKPATRELINWVRALKTDADFQVKSLYRGNLPYLGILFKKSADLTAAVQQMARLR
- a CDS encoding transposase; translation: MPRTARIAPKEHIYHLLTRGNNRQDVFEDEEDFRKYLDLLYLYKEKYYFMLYHYVMMTNHVHLVIEPSEGGGCLSEIMKGINLSYARHYKRKYGHMGHFWQDRYKSIIISKDEYLLACGSYVELNPVRSKMVEDPKYYRWSSYCVYGYGKKDILVDEHPIYLQLSEEEEERRKKYREFVRGMLKEKEAMKGEMDRRLVYGGEDFVKDMTKTYNISEKIKRMGRQRGWRKNKENRPL